A stretch of Paludisphaera borealis DNA encodes these proteins:
- a CDS encoding SDR family NAD(P)-dependent oxidoreductase, translating to MSDAQPDPPLSGTRCAVLGATSGIGRAVALELARNGADVIVHGRDAEAAARVVGEIRRLGVKAEAILADLGSRTEGDRLVESAWNLWGGLDAWLHIAGADTLTGAGAELPFDAKLDLLWEVDVVATMRLCRDVGRRMLTRGRGAIVTMGWDQAETGMEGDSGELFSATKGAVTAFTRSLALSLAPAVRVNAVAPGWIKTAWGDQASQTWHDRVIRETPLKRWGTPEDVARVAAFLVGPASEFLTGQIYRVNGGAVR from the coding sequence ATGTCCGACGCACAACCCGATCCCCCCCTCAGCGGAACGCGATGCGCGGTCCTGGGCGCGACGTCCGGCATCGGCCGGGCCGTAGCCCTGGAACTGGCCCGCAACGGGGCCGACGTGATCGTCCACGGTCGCGACGCCGAGGCCGCCGCTCGGGTCGTCGGCGAAATCCGCCGGCTGGGCGTGAAAGCCGAGGCGATCCTGGCCGACCTGGGCTCGCGAACCGAGGGGGACCGCCTCGTCGAATCGGCCTGGAACCTCTGGGGAGGGCTCGACGCCTGGCTGCACATCGCCGGGGCCGACACCCTCACCGGCGCGGGGGCGGAACTCCCGTTCGACGCCAAGCTCGACCTGCTCTGGGAGGTCGACGTCGTGGCCACGATGCGGCTCTGCCGCGACGTCGGCCGGCGAATGCTCACGCGTGGCCGGGGCGCGATCGTCACCATGGGCTGGGACCAGGCCGAGACCGGCATGGAGGGGGACTCGGGCGAGCTTTTCTCCGCGACCAAGGGCGCCGTGACGGCCTTCACCCGGAGCCTCGCGCTCAGCCTCGCGCCGGCCGTCCGGGTCAACGCCGTGGCCCCGGGCTGGATCAAGACCGCCTGGGGCGACCAGGCGTCGCAGACCTGGCACGACCGCGTGATCCGGGAGACCCCCCTGAAGCGCTGGGGGACGCCCGAAGACGTCGCCCGCGTGGCCGCGTTCCTGGTCGGTCCAGCCTCGGAATTCCTGACCGGCCAGATCTACCGCGTCAACGGCGGGGCCGTCCGCTAG
- a CDS encoding DUF6513 domain-containing protein has translation MSPNPEPSPARILFVTGRLAEFALRQVLDELAPRAGFVAEVAVMPITVAALMTPKWAARHLDPPPGIDRIILPGHCRGDLAPIQEKAPGVPIEVGPQDLRDLPRYFGKADARMADYGGYDIEILAEINLAPRLSRAELLDQAGDFAAQGADVIDLGCEPGEPWAEVGDAVRAMRDLGLRVSIDSFDPDEVARAVAAGAELVLSVNAGNRDAARDWGVEVVVLPDRPGTLDGLDATIEALGASGVPFRVDPILEPIGFGFAASLGRYLEVRRRYPEAPLMMGVGNLTELTDVDSAGVNTMLLGFCQELQIRSVLTTAVINWAKSSVRELDLARRLVHHAVTKRVLPKHVERRLVMLRDPKVPRFGAENLAELQRRIRDPNWRIFAEDGKIHALNNACFLSDADPFVLFDRMGVVDPSHAFYLGYEMMKAGTALTLSKAYRQDQALEWGFLTEAEVSHRGRRRTASAREAQDPPTPAARPNEEGDPA, from the coding sequence GTGAGCCCGAACCCCGAACCATCCCCGGCCCGCATCCTGTTCGTCACCGGCCGCCTCGCCGAGTTCGCGCTCCGGCAGGTGCTCGACGAGCTGGCTCCGCGCGCCGGGTTCGTCGCCGAGGTCGCCGTCATGCCGATCACGGTGGCCGCCTTGATGACCCCGAAGTGGGCCGCCAGGCATCTCGATCCCCCGCCGGGGATCGACCGGATTATTCTCCCGGGCCACTGCCGGGGCGACCTGGCGCCGATCCAGGAGAAGGCCCCGGGCGTGCCGATCGAGGTCGGCCCGCAAGACCTCCGCGACCTCCCCCGGTACTTCGGAAAGGCCGACGCCCGGATGGCCGATTACGGCGGTTACGACATCGAGATCCTCGCCGAGATCAACCTGGCCCCCCGGCTGTCGCGGGCCGAGCTGCTCGACCAGGCGGGCGACTTCGCCGCGCAGGGGGCCGACGTGATCGACCTGGGCTGCGAGCCGGGCGAGCCCTGGGCCGAGGTCGGCGACGCCGTCCGCGCCATGCGGGATCTCGGCCTGCGGGTCTCGATCGACAGCTTCGACCCCGACGAGGTCGCCCGGGCCGTCGCGGCGGGGGCCGAGCTGGTGCTGAGCGTGAACGCGGGGAACCGGGACGCGGCCCGCGACTGGGGGGTCGAGGTCGTCGTGCTCCCCGACCGGCCGGGCACGCTCGACGGGCTCGACGCGACGATCGAAGCCCTCGGCGCTTCGGGGGTCCCGTTCCGCGTCGACCCGATCCTGGAGCCGATCGGCTTCGGCTTCGCGGCGTCGCTTGGCCGCTACCTGGAGGTCCGCCGCCGCTATCCCGAGGCCCCCTTGATGATGGGCGTCGGCAACCTCACCGAGCTGACCGACGTCGATTCGGCGGGGGTCAACACGATGCTCCTGGGCTTCTGCCAGGAGCTGCAAATCCGGAGCGTGCTGACGACCGCCGTCATCAACTGGGCGAAGTCGTCGGTCCGCGAACTCGACCTGGCGCGGCGGCTGGTCCACCACGCCGTGACGAAGCGGGTCCTGCCCAAGCACGTCGAGCGCCGGCTGGTCATGCTCCGCGACCCCAAGGTTCCGCGGTTCGGCGCCGAGAACCTCGCCGAGCTGCAGCGGCGGATTCGCGATCCCAACTGGCGGATCTTCGCCGAGGATGGGAAGATTCATGCTCTGAACAACGCCTGCTTCCTGAGCGACGCCGACCCGTTCGTGCTGTTCGACCGCATGGGGGTCGTCGATCCGTCGCATGCGTTCTACCTGGGTTATGAGATGATGAAGGCCGGAACCGCCTTGACGCTGAGCAAGGCGTATCG